One Drosophila santomea strain STO CAGO 1482 chromosome X, Prin_Dsan_1.1, whole genome shotgun sequence DNA segment encodes these proteins:
- the LOC120457082 gene encoding mucin-5AC, protein MLRAFAITTFLLTALTLSEGHRDDYLRFPDPGNIPSYNQRPCGPRVCGKSGHCYRSFESICDFNDYNLKMIFSGQELFELTEPNYCQTSPPRTKLIDVGYYFNHRSFLVAQSQPSTYSSPIPRPNIPRNPENSDRYEAYPSSESYGPVKDYVLPYPVWAFKRPQAPPRNPPVSYRPPYWSYPTRRPGTTKPCYEKTTTTKPCYEKTTTTTKAPEITTTEAPETTTTTTVASTTTTTTEPSTSTTATFTTTTTINPKTTTTESASTSTEIITTTTELTTATEPATSKQPASTTQDITTTEPTTSTTADPANSTTTEPTTTTQQASTAEPTTTTEQPNTTDPSTTTEPATTTEPTTTTEQTTTTEPTTTTESTTTNEPTTIAEPKTTTEPITTTESATTTELASTTDLTTTTTLSTTTTGSPTSTEPSTTTTRSPTSTDPSTRNPATTTTESSTTTDPSSSSTTTTTVSSKTTTKDPATTESFTTTTAVTSTTTTNDPTTSAESSTVTTTPISTTTTSNPSTTSSTDSSTDSSTDSSTSTTTTNTPATTTTTTVASTTINPAAVKPVTVEVTNEDGQIVDFELAALAVNPETGEPNCAEVTNVLITTGSSIVFQFTGCIVARVATRVVTEPTTSTSTTVSTTTQSTPYYQWYGGSSAYAQSQFLYAY, encoded by the exons ATGTTGAGAGCGTTTGCCATTACTACTTTCCTGCTTACTGCATTGACCTTGTCCGAAGGACATAGGGACGATTATCTGAGATTTCCAGATCCCGGTAATATTCCGAGCTATAACCAACGACCCTGTGGTCCCAGAGTTTGTGGCAAAAGTGGACATTGCTATCGCAGCTTTGAGAGCATTTGTGACTTTAACGATTACAATCTGAAGATGATATTCAGTGGCCAAGAAT TATTTGAATTGACGGAGCCCAACTATTGCCAAACGTCGCCTCCACGGACAAAGCTTATTGATGTCGGCTACTATTTCAATCACCGGAGTTTTTTAGTTGCTCAATCGCAGCCTTCGACTTATTCATCGCCTATTCCAAGACCCAATATTCCCCGAAATCCCGAAAATAGTGATCGTTATGAGGCATATCCGTCATCAGAATCGTATGGGCCAGTTAAAGATTATGTGCTTCCTTATCCAGTGTGGGCATTTAAGCGGCCCCAAGCACCACCAAGGAATCCCCCAGTCAGTTATAGACCTCCTTATTGGTCCTATCCTACACGGCGGCCCGGAACAACCAAGCCATGCTACGAAAAAACTACAACCACCAAGCCGTGCTACGAAAAAACTACAACCACCACAAAGGCTCCCGAAATCACCACCACAGAAGCTCCGGaaaccaccaccacaacaacgGTGGCATCTACAACGACGACTACAACTGAACCTTCAACATCAACAACTGCGACATttacaaccacaacaacaatcaaCCCCAAAACAACAACTACTGAATCTGCATCAACATCTAcagaaataataacaacaaccacCGAACTCACAACAGCAACGGAACCAGCAACAAGCAAACAACCAGCATCAACAACACAGGATATTACAACCACAGAACCTACTACAAGCACAACTGCAGATCCAGCTAACAGCACAACCACAGagccaacaacaaccacacaGCAAGCTAGTACTGCAGagccaacaacaaccacagaACAACCTAATACCACAGATCCAAGCACAACCACAGAGCCTGCAACAACCACAGAGCCTACTACAACGACCGAGCAAACAACAACCACGGAGCCTACTACGACCACAGAGTCCACAACAACCAATGAGCCAACAACAATCGCAGAACCCAAAACAACCACAGAGCCAATAACAACCACAGAGTCAGCCACAACCACAGAACTTGCTTCAACTACAGATCTAACGACAACAACGACTTTGTCAACAACAACTACTGGGTCACCAACATCCACAGAAccatcaacaacaactactAGGTCACCAACATCCACGGATCCATCAACAAGAAATCCTGCAACGACTACAACCGAATCTTCAACGACAACCGACCCGAGCTCTTCATCTACAACAACCACGACGGTTTCTTCCAAAACAACTACAAAAGatccagcaacaacagaatCTTTCACAACAACTACGGCAGTTACTTCTACAACGACAACAAATGATCCAACTACATCTGCCGAATCGTCTACAGTAACAACAACCCCGATTTCCACAACAACTACATCGAATCCCTCCACAACTTCTTCAACAGATTCTTCAACAGATTCTTCAACAGATTCTTCAACAAGCACAACAACTACGAATACTCCAGCGACGACTACAACAACCACTGTAGCTTCTACAACAATTAACCCGGCGGCT GTGAAACCAGTAACTGTGGAGGTTACCAACGAGGATGGACAAATAGTCGATTTCGAATTGGCAGCCCTGGCCGTGAATCCGGAAACAGGAGAGCCAAACTGTGCGGAGGTCACCAATGTGCTGATAACCACAGGATCAAGCATCGTATTCCAGTTCACTGGGTGCATTGTGGCGAGGGTTGCCACCAGAGTTGTCACTGAACCAACAACCTCGACGAGCACCACGGTATCAACAACAACGCAAAGTACTCCGTACTATCAGTGGTATGGCGGTTCATCGGCCTACGCACAGTCCCAATTTCTATATGCATATTAG
- the LOC120455643 gene encoding mucin-5AC has translation MALPRATCCQNSCDKPLESHYKALDAIHGGHKPLEIQTELKVSDSRAFTMILILLQVLAILGHGVVAQKSSPIANWHMGDPHYTSDQYAKILGEAGLDQDADDKEHKGLGPMQIQYVDYQPNCQPGGVPVCATNGTDSFYFENNCRLEAANMKMLFQHGTELEPTEMERCLPTCQTMKCTQVARPVCALAEIAGAVPQTFANECEMRRRECHTKQVLRILHTGPCQTPTKSGHKKKLRRNKKKRPLNNASISKFATIPKKVYVMLATPAPRRSSTTPRWTAVTTTTTRITTTPRMRPTKQTSTSPSPMQFQQLMNLANPMVSVSQAVDAYNVYNIPDVGHDYGEITDSSLSMFLPEVGRVTEPHPMPSRTTSTTSTSTTTSTTTTTTPKPVLAATRIINPLGTSTVQSFLSVRMPSTTEMGEETTMENSEAITQAMSTTQKSTAVVQTKVL, from the exons ATGGCTCTGCCGAGAGCCACCTGCTGCC aGAACTCGTGTGATAAACCGCTCGAGAGTCACTATAAAGCTCTGGATGCGATCCACGGAGGTCACAAACCACTCGAGATTCAAACAGAGCTGAAAGTCAGCGACAGTCGAGCTTTCACCATGATTCTAATCCTGCTGCAAGTTCTTGCCATCCTTGGTCATGGAGTAGTGGCCCAGAAAAGCTCGCCCATTGCCAACTGGCATATGGGTGATCCGCATTACACAAGTGACCAGTACGCCAAGATCCTGGGCGAAGCGGGCCTGGACCAGGATGCGGATGACAAGGAGCACAAGGGTCTGGGTCCCATGCAGATTCAGTACGTGGACTATCAGCCAAATTGCCAGCCAGGCGGCGTGCCAGTGTGTGCCACCAATGGCACCGATAGCTTCTACTTCGAGAACAACTGCCGCTTGGAGGCGGCCAACATGAAGATGCTCTTCCAGCACGGCACAG AACTGGAGCCCACGGAGATGGAGCGCTGCCTGCCCACCTGCCAGACGATGAAGTGCACCCAGGTGGCGCGTCCAGTTTGCGCGCTGGCGGAGATTGCAGGAGCTGTGCCCCAAACTTTTGCCAACGAGTGCGAGATGCGACGACGCGAGTGCCACACCAAACAGG TCCTGCGAATCCTGCACACGGGTCCTTGTCAGACGCCAACCAAAAGTGGGCACAAAAAGAAACTGCGTCGCAACAAGAAAAAGCGACCCCTAAACAACGCCTCCATTTCCAAGTTCGCCACCATCCCGAAGAAGGTATACGTAATGCTGGCCACTCCTGCTCCTCGGCGCAGCAGCACCACACCCAGGTGGACCGCCGTGACCACGACCACCACCAGGATTACGACGACGCCCAGGATGAGGCCCACCAAGCAGACCAGCACAAGTCCCTCGCCCATGCAATTCCAGCAGCTGATGAACCTGGCCAATCCCATGGTCTCCGTTTCCCAGGCCGTGGATGCCTACAATGTGTACAATATACCCGATGTGGGTCACGATTACGGCGAGATAACCGACTCCTCGCTCTCGATGTTCTTGCCCGAAGTTGGTCGTGTCACGGAACCGCATCCCATGCCCAGCAGAACCACTAGCACCACTAGCACCAGCACCACtacctccaccaccaccaccacaacacCCAAGCCCGTTTTAGCCGCAACCAGGATCATCAATCCTTTGGGCACCAGCACTGTTCAATCCTTTCTGTCTGTTCGGATGCCCAGCACCACTGAGATGGGCGAGGAAACCACCATGGAAAATTCGGAGGCGATTACACAGGCAATGAGCACCACTCAAAAATCCACGGCAGTTGTACAAACCAAAGTACTTTAG
- the LOC120456980 gene encoding uncharacterized protein LOC120456980, whose amino-acid sequence MDFMPIFIFVIHLLYYGMMKITQPQCKWNETRPEILEEIDLNRNPILYDEERVWRKEMAMISWILGMPYNTMQKIEYILNNITAPRNLDGDTIKIENYNELLANYYFTTIQNGRLLHDSYDDTNHSGNFTLNTEIYNYLDYRIVSNETIIAMR is encoded by the exons ATGGATTTCATG CCGATctttatatttgtaatacatCTTTTATACTACGGAATGATGAAAATTACCCAACCGCAATGCAAGTGGAACGAGACGCGCCCAGAGATTTTAGAGGAAATCGATTTGAATAGAAATCCGATTCTATACGATGAAGAGCGGGTTTGGAGGAAGGAAATGGCGATGATTAGTTGGATACTGGGAATGCCCTATAACACGATGCAAAAGATAGAGTATATACTGAACAATATAACAGCACCCAGGAACTTGGACGGTGATACCATCAAGATAGAAAACTACAACGAACTATTGGCAAACTACTACTTCACTACTATACAAAATGGCAGGCTACTTCACGATAGTTACGACGACACAAACCACTCTGGTAACTTCACTTTAAATACGGAGATATACAACTATTTGGACTACCGTATAGTTTCCAACGAAACCATAATTGCCATGCGCTAG
- the LOC120456979 gene encoding flocculation protein FLO11: MTAFLVSIAIALLAAVQAWDYGVPYYPAPHYFEQQQPYDLRCPPSGPESLVCAGAPGAQPSTFPSPCEVQRFRALTGINWEIIHENRCETLEVCPDNCQDEYSPVCGKYKDTRRNFRSECELQLVKCRTGHPWRKQHDGPCESRYPVPQSPRVQNYNPYAINPYQPNIQARGPYGAQGPYGSQGPYGSQGSQQSAGAYGPYGPQSPPQRYPQSSFVSPKPTHDAPIYQPYQISWENLPTEYAGTSKPYPNPAYETTPTTTATTASTTTSTTTTTTAPTTTTTTTTTTTPSPTTAKVTTTPQPDESQTTAASSATLNPRQNIKVNAALFESDQEPTTGQPEESTEPSSTEYVATTPPLKKYTTTAAPRFATTTARPTRPPITINAVQKPKQEAQQTESTATYKSFNAYNSYAAATTTKAPEPEEVTMLPLDNVFKVNEVQISTEETTEKADETTQATTRKAAPIYPSYPTYASSNAYETYPVYGSTEASKDEETTKKSLDDIIKINRVEESTEKNDEETTTADTDSESSTPKSQPTYPSYPTYPASNAYETYPTYSTTEEPEVEEATKVAIDKLVKVNEVQISTEEPATEATTTTKAPNTYPSYPTYPASNGYETYPTYSTTEEPEVEEATKVAIDKLVKVNEVQISTEEPATEATTTTKAPNTYPSYPTYPASNGYEPYPTYSTTEEPEVEEAAKVPIDKLVKVNEVQISTEEPATEAATTTKAPNTYPSYPTYPASNGYETYPTYSTTEEPEVEEAAKVAIDKLVKVNEVQISTEEPATEAATPTKAPTTYPSYPTYPASNGYETYPTYSTTEEPEVEEAAKVPIDKLVKVNEVQISTEEPATEAATPTKAPTTYPSYPTYPASSVYKTYSSSKTPDDDDDDEQDEEAKINPLDKAIKINAVSDPKTIQNTTFATTPLPETINESFSDVEKEPEINVDSVAESVKTESAEIPEIVKTESVSKNGTQVNLEVTCKRESKKLKLDTSSSDRSNIYFIFLGC, translated from the exons ATGACAGCTTTCCTAGTTTCCATTGCAATCGCTCTCCTCGCCGCCGTTCAGGCATGGGATTACGGAGTTCCCTACTATCCGGCACCGCACTATTtcgaacagcagcagccataTGATCTGCGGTGTCCGCCATCTGGTCCCGAAAGTCTGGTCTGTGCCGGAGCTCCGGGCGCCCAGCCATCCACCTTTCCCAGTCCCTGCGAGGTCCAACGTTTCCGTGCGCTAACTGGCATAA ACTGGGAGATCATCCACGAGAATAGATGCGAAACATTGGAGGTCTGCCCGGATAACTGCCAGGATGAGTACAGTCCGGTGTGCGGCAAGTACAAGGATACCAGGCGCAACTTCAGGAGCGAGTGCGAACTGCAGCTGGTCAAGTGCCGCACAGGACATC CTTGGCGGAAGCAACACGATGGCCCCTGTGAAAGCAGGTATCCTGTTCCTCAGTCGCCTCGCGTTCAGAACTACAATCCCTATGCGATTAATCCTTACCAACCGAACATCCAAGCTCGTGGACCCTATGGCGCCCAAGGACCTTACGGCTCTCAAGGACCTTATGGATCTCAAGGATCTCAACAATCTGCTGGAGCCTACGGTCCATATGGGCCGCAATCTCCACCTCAGCGCTATCCGCAAAGTTCATTTGTGTCCCCGAAACCCACCCATGATGCACCTATCTATCAGCCCTATCAGATTTCCTGGGAAAATCTGCCCACCGAGTATGCCGGAACCTCCAAACCTTATCCGAATCCAGCCTATGAGACGACACCAACTACTACAGCCACAACTGCTTCTACAACTACTTCCACAACCACTACTACTACTGCTCCCACAACCACTACTACAACTACTACTACAACTACTCCCTCACCAACTACCGCTAAAGTCACAACTACACCTCAACCAGATGAATCACAGACCACCGCGGCCTCAAGTGCAACTCTAAATCCCAGGCAGAATATAAAGGTGAATGCTGCTCTGTTCGAATCCGACCAAGAGCCCACAACTGGTCAGCCTGAAGAATCTACAGAGCCCAGTTCCACGGAGTACGTTGCCACCACTCCGCCTTTGAAAAAATACACAACTACTGCCGCTCCCAGATTTGCTACAACCACGGCACGACCCACGAGACCTCCTATAACGATAAACGCTGTTCAAAAACCCAAACAGGAGGCTCAGCAGACTGAATCGACTGCAACTTACAAGTCTTTCAATGCTTATAATTCATATGCAGCCGCCACCACCACTAAAGCTCCTGAGCCCGAAGAGGTTACAATGTTGCCCTTGGACAATGTCTTCAAAGTAAATGAAGTCCAGATAAGTACTGAGGAGACAACTGAAAAGGCTGATGAGACAACGCAGGCCACCACTCGTAAAGCGGCCCCCATTTACCCATCATATCCAACTTATGCATCCTCAAATGCATATGAAACTTATCCAGTCTATGGTTCCACAGAAGCTTCCAAGGATGAGGAAACTACCAAGAAATCTCTCGAcgatataatcaaaataaatagaGTTGAAGAGAGTACTGAAAAGAATGATGAAGAGACCACAACGGCAGATACCGATTCGGAATCTTCCACACCTAAATCGCAGCCTACCTACCCATCTTATCCAACATATCCAGCTTCAAATGCATATGAAACTTATCCAACCTATAGCACTACTGAAGAACCTGAAGTTGAAGAAGCTACTAAAGTGGCCATAGACAAGTTGGTGAAAGTAAATGAAGTGCAGATCAGTACTGAGGAGCCTGCGACAGAAGCTACTACGACAACTAAAGCGCCAAATACTTACCCATCATATCCGACTTATCCAGCCTCAAATGGATATGAAACTTATCCAACCTATAGCACTACTGAAGAACCTGAAGTTGAAGAAGCTACTAAAGTGGCCATAGACAAGTTGGTGAAAGTAAATGAAGTGCAGATCAGTACTGAGGAGCCTGCGACAGAAGCTACTACGACAACTAAAGCGCCAAATACTTACCCATCATATCCGACTTATCCAGCCTCAAATGGATATGAACCTTATCCAACCTATAGCACTACTGAAGAACCTGAAGTTGAAGAAGCTGCTAAAGTGCCCATAGACAAGTTGGTGAAAGTAAATGAAGTGCAGATCAGTACTGAGGAGCCTGCGACAGAAGCTGCTACGACAACTAAAGCGCCAAATACTTACCCATCATATCCGACTTATCCAGCCTCAAATGGATATGAAACTTATCCAACCTATAGCACTACTGAAGAACCTGAAGTTGAAGAAGCTGCTAAAGTGGCCATAGACAAGTTGGTGAAAGTAAATGAAGTGCAGATCAGTACTGAGGAGCCTGCGACAGAAGCTGCTACGCCAACCAAAGCGCCAACTACTTACCCATCGTATCCGACTTATCCAGCCTCAAATGGATATGAAACTTATCCAACCTATAGCACTACTGAAGAACCTGAAGTTGAAGAAGCTGCTAAAGTGCCCATAGACAAGTTGGTGAAAGTAAATGAAGTGCAGATCAGTACTGAGGAGCCTGCGACAGAAGCTGCTACGCCAACCAAAGCGCCAACTACTTACCCATCGTATCCGACTTATCCAGCCTCGAGTGTGTATAAAACTTACAGCTCCTCTAAGACtccagatgatgatgatgatgacgagcAGGACGAAGAAGCCAAAATAAATCCATTGGACAAAGCCATAAAGATCAACGCTGTCTCCGATCCAAAAACCATTCAGAACACAACGTTTGCGACGACACCATTGCCAGAAACCATCAATGAATCTTTCTCAGATGTGGAAAAGGAACCTGAGATTAATGTAGATAGTGTGGCTGAGAGTGTGAAGACTGAATCTGCAGAAATTCCAGAAATTGTCAAGACGGAAAGCGTTAGTAAGAACGGAACGCAGGTTAATTTGGAGGTGACCTGCAAACGAGAATCCAAAAAACTAAAGCTGGACACATCGAGCTCCGATCGAAGCaacatttatttcatatttttgggcTGCTAA